A genomic window from Pseudomonas leptonychotis includes:
- a CDS encoding methyl-accepting chemotaxis protein, whose amino-acid sequence MNQMSATAQEVAHSAAAAVGSAQSVNDETVSGRALVESQVGSIQRLAGEIDQSVAVINKLASDSASISQVLDVIKGIAEQTNLLALNAAIEAARAGEQGRGFAVVADEVRNLAKRTQQSTEQIESMIATLQSGVGAAVKAMSSSHKMADNTVSESGKVQQALENILGAVGMIVDQNQQIATAAEEQTAVAHDIDQNIVEISQAGERTAEGASQTEQASRELSGLVARLKQLIGAFRV is encoded by the coding sequence ATGAATCAGATGTCGGCCACTGCGCAGGAGGTGGCCCACAGTGCGGCCGCTGCGGTGGGCAGTGCGCAGAGCGTGAATGATGAAACGGTCAGTGGCCGTGCGTTGGTTGAGTCCCAGGTGGGCAGCATTCAGCGTCTGGCCGGGGAAATTGATCAGTCGGTGGCGGTGATCAACAAGTTGGCCAGCGACAGCGCTTCGATCAGTCAGGTGCTGGACGTAATCAAGGGCATTGCCGAACAGACCAACTTGCTGGCGCTCAACGCGGCGATTGAGGCGGCGCGTGCCGGCGAACAAGGGCGCGGTTTTGCCGTGGTGGCCGATGAGGTGCGTAATCTGGCCAAGCGTACTCAGCAGTCCACCGAGCAAATTGAGTCGATGATCGCCACGCTGCAGAGCGGCGTCGGTGCCGCAGTCAAGGCGATGAGTTCTAGCCATAAGATGGCCGATAACACGGTCAGCGAGTCAGGCAAGGTGCAGCAGGCGCTGGAGAATATTCTCGGTGCGGTGGGCATGATCGTCGATCAGAACCAGCAGATTGCCACAGCCGCTGAAGAGCAGACTGCTGTGGCCCATGACATCGATCAGAACATCGTCGAAATCAGCCAGGCCGGTGAACGCACCGCCGAAGGTGCCAGCCAGACCGAGCAGGCCAGCCGCGAGCTGTCCGGACTGGTGGCGCGCTTGAAACAGTTGATTGGTGCGTTCCGCGTCTGA
- a CDS encoding ROK family protein, translating to MRTPLKLGIDLGGSKVEIIALDNGRQILRRRAPTPQGDYQKTVTLIASLVEDCERELGRQGSVGVGIPGTRSPDHGRIKNANSQCLIGEDLQADLEQRLQRPVRLANDADCFALSEACDGAGEGAISVFGVILGTGVGGGLVVHRQLLSGPNAIAGEWGHNPLPWRRSEDGPSRRCYCGLDDCIETFLSGPGWAARSNLGLDASALVSAAEADDADAQKAVDRYCDQLARGLASVINLIDPHVIVLGGGLSNCTALYSQVMPLLPRYVFSDKVNTRLLQARHGDSSGVRGAAWLWNDDLR from the coding sequence ATGCGAACACCACTGAAGCTGGGCATTGATCTGGGCGGCAGCAAAGTAGAAATAATTGCACTGGATAATGGCCGACAAATTTTGCGCCGCCGCGCCCCTACTCCGCAGGGTGATTACCAGAAAACCGTCACCTTGATTGCCAGCTTAGTTGAAGATTGCGAGCGCGAACTGGGCCGCCAAGGCAGCGTCGGCGTCGGCATACCCGGCACGCGTTCACCTGATCACGGCCGGATCAAGAATGCCAACTCCCAATGCCTGATCGGCGAGGACCTGCAGGCCGACCTTGAGCAGCGCCTGCAGCGCCCAGTGCGCCTGGCCAATGATGCCGATTGCTTTGCCTTGTCGGAGGCTTGCGATGGCGCCGGTGAAGGGGCCATAAGTGTCTTCGGCGTAATTCTCGGCACCGGCGTCGGTGGCGGCCTGGTCGTGCACCGGCAGCTACTCAGCGGCCCCAACGCTATTGCCGGGGAATGGGGTCATAACCCGTTACCTTGGCGACGCAGTGAGGACGGCCCAAGCAGGCGTTGTTATTGCGGTTTAGATGACTGCATCGAGACCTTTCTCAGCGGCCCTGGCTGGGCGGCGCGTAGCAATCTTGGACTAGATGCGAGCGCTCTGGTGAGCGCCGCTGAGGCTGACGATGCCGACGCGCAAAAGGCCGTTGACCGCTATTGCGACCAACTGGCTCGCGGCCTGGCGTCGGTGATCAACCTGATTGACCCGCATGTGATCGTGCTGGGCGGTGGCCTGTCCAACTGCACCGCACTCTACTCCCAAGTCATGCCACTGCTGCCGCGCTATGTGTTTTCCGACAAGGTCAACACGCGCCTGCTGCAGGCCCGCCATGGTGATTCCAGCGGCGTACGTGGCGCCGCCTGGTTGTGGAATGACGATCTCAGATAA
- the ampE gene encoding regulatory signaling modulator protein AmpE yields the protein MSFLVLLLALWVEKFSSWRKRIQHDGPWLRLLTTLEGRPQWAERPWLALGVLVLVPLLLLGLLLLLLKPVAYGWLALPVHLFVVIYSLGRGDLLAALGPFRDSWRRGDAEAAYLVARRDLGLEADDEAALLQSVQGHLVWQAYQSFFAVIFWYALLGPLAALAYRLIALASEHASQPALREAAVQVRHGFDWLPVRVLAASFALVGNFAGVSRALLHELLSWDISAAQLVIITARAAGETPEPVIGEAGVSSLDGLWQLLVRAAVFWYAVFAVWTLLI from the coding sequence ATGAGTTTTCTGGTGCTACTGCTGGCGCTATGGGTCGAGAAGTTTTCGTCCTGGCGTAAGCGCATTCAACACGACGGTCCTTGGCTGCGGTTATTGACGACACTTGAGGGCAGGCCGCAGTGGGCAGAGCGACCCTGGTTGGCGTTGGGCGTGCTCGTATTGGTGCCGCTGTTGTTGCTGGGTTTGCTTCTGCTGTTACTTAAGCCAGTGGCTTACGGCTGGCTGGCGCTGCCCGTGCACCTTTTTGTGGTGATATACAGCCTGGGGCGTGGTGATTTGCTGGCAGCACTAGGGCCGTTTCGTGACAGCTGGCGCCGTGGTGATGCGGAGGCGGCGTACCTGGTAGCCCGGCGCGATCTGGGTCTAGAGGCCGACGATGAGGCTGCATTGCTGCAGAGCGTGCAGGGGCATCTGGTGTGGCAAGCCTATCAAAGCTTTTTCGCGGTGATTTTTTGGTATGCATTGTTGGGCCCGTTGGCCGCGCTGGCCTACAGGTTGATCGCCTTGGCCAGCGAGCATGCTAGTCAGCCGGCTTTACGCGAGGCTGCAGTGCAAGTGCGTCATGGCTTCGACTGGTTGCCGGTGCGTGTGCTGGCCGCCAGCTTTGCTTTGGTGGGTAACTTTGCCGGGGTCAGCCGAGCATTGCTGCACGAGCTGCTCAGCTGGGACATCAGCGCTGCACAATTGGTGATCATCACCGCGCGGGCCGCTGGTGAAACGCCAGAACCGGTGATTGGTGAGGCCGGGGTCAGTAGCCTGGATGGGTTGTGGCAATTGCTGGTGCGAGCGGCGGTGTTTTGGTACGCGGTGTTTGCCGTATGGACCCTGCTTATCTGA
- the ampD gene encoding 1,6-anhydro-N-acetylmuramyl-L-alanine amidase AmpD, protein MYLDPITGWCDGVCHCPSPNVNQRPLGEVSLLVIHNISLPPGQFGTGKVQAFFQNRLDANEHPYFASIANLQVSAHFFIERDGVITQFVSCNERAWHAGQSRFDERENCNDFSLGIELEGTDDLPFTAQQYAALIELTQLLQAAYPAITLERICGHSDIAPGRKTDPGPAFNWQAVRMALQQDRELT, encoded by the coding sequence ATGTATCTGGACCCCATCACTGGCTGGTGCGATGGTGTTTGCCACTGCCCATCGCCAAACGTCAATCAGCGACCGTTGGGCGAAGTGTCTTTGTTGGTGATCCATAACATCAGTCTGCCGCCCGGGCAGTTTGGTACCGGCAAGGTGCAGGCCTTCTTCCAAAACCGGCTCGACGCGAATGAACATCCCTATTTCGCAAGCATCGCCAACCTGCAGGTGTCTGCACATTTTTTTATTGAGCGTGATGGCGTCATTACGCAGTTCGTCTCCTGTAATGAGCGCGCCTGGCATGCCGGGCAATCACGGTTTGATGAGCGGGAAAACTGTAATGATTTTTCCTTAGGGATTGAGCTTGAAGGAACCGATGATCTGCCGTTCACTGCACAGCAGTATGCCGCGCTGATTGAGCTGACCCAGCTACTGCAAGCGGCTTATCCAGCCATCACTCTGGAGCGCATTTGTGGGCACAGCGATATCGCGCCAGGCCGCAAGACTGACCCAGGGCCAGCCTTCAACTGGCAGGCCGTGCGCATGGCATTGCAACAAGATAGGGAGTTGACATGA